The following proteins are encoded in a genomic region of Dokdonia donghaensis DSW-1:
- a CDS encoding DUF4230 domain-containing protein, translated as MRKILFGAALALVIVFGVRYCEHTKDESEQLRANTALIEKQIKNVGKLIVTEGNYAQVFTYEDSKKFYVDVLSATKKALVVVNAEATIAYDLSKVATEIDELTKTVRITYIPEPELKINPNIEYYDVQQDYLNQFNARDYNIIKSRVQKGLEKEVKNSTLYSNAQNRLISELSKIYFLTNSLGWTLEYNGNAVTDSAPIKL; from the coding sequence ATGCGTAAAATACTTTTTGGGGCAGCTCTTGCACTTGTGATTGTTTTTGGTGTGCGTTATTGTGAACACACAAAAGATGAAAGTGAGCAACTTAGAGCAAACACCGCGCTCATTGAGAAACAAATAAAAAACGTGGGGAAACTCATCGTTACAGAAGGTAACTATGCCCAAGTTTTCACCTATGAAGATTCAAAAAAATTCTATGTAGATGTGCTTTCTGCTACAAAAAAGGCACTAGTAGTTGTAAATGCCGAAGCAACTATCGCTTACGATCTTTCTAAGGTTGCTACAGAGATTGATGAACTCACAAAGACGGTACGCATTACCTATATCCCAGAACCTGAGTTGAAGATTAATCCTAATATAGAATATTATGATGTGCAACAAGACTACCTCAACCAGTTTAATGCTCGCGACTATAATATCATAAAATCACGCGTGCAAAAAGGGCTTGAAAAGGAAGTTAAAAACTCTACTCTTTACTCAAATGCACAAAACAGACTTATCTCAGAACTTTCTAAAATATACTTTCTTACTAACTCACTAGGGTGGACCCTTGAATATAATGGGAATGCAGTTACAGATAGTGCACCTATAAAATTATAG
- a CDS encoding pentapeptide repeat-containing protein, whose amino-acid sequence MSSYYSDQEFTGIDYTQQPLDKGEYDNCTFGECNFESLHLSNRTFLECTFINCNLTNVKFGGTSLNQVLFDGCKLLGADFSVCNIFMLGLRFRESVLNLSNFTALPLKKTTFIDCPMAEVDFTEADLSEARFDKCILTKTNFENSKLLRADFRTAIDYTINPTQTILKGALFSNHNLAGLLRSSGIIIK is encoded by the coding sequence ATGAGCTCATATTACAGTGATCAAGAGTTTACAGGTATAGATTACACTCAGCAACCTTTAGACAAAGGCGAGTATGATAATTGCACATTTGGGGAGTGTAATTTTGAAAGCCTCCATCTCTCAAACAGGACTTTTTTAGAGTGCACATTTATAAATTGCAACCTCACTAATGTAAAGTTTGGTGGCACTAGTCTCAATCAAGTTTTATTTGACGGCTGTAAACTGCTAGGAGCAGATTTTAGTGTTTGTAATATCTTTATGTTGGGATTACGCTTTCGCGAAAGCGTTCTAAACCTCTCAAACTTCACCGCATTACCACTTAAAAAAACAACCTTTATAGACTGCCCTATGGCCGAAGTAGATTTTACTGAGGCAGATCTGAGTGAGGCTAGGTTTGACAAATGCATATTAACCAAAACCAATTTTGAAAACTCAAAATTACTTAGGGCAGACTTTAGGACAGCTATAGACTACACAATAAACCCTACACAAACGATACTAAAAGGAGCACTTTTTTCAAACCACAATCTTGCTGGACTTTTACGCTCTTCTGGAATAATAATTAAGTAA
- a CDS encoding GyrI-like domain-containing protein, with the protein MKNIIAFIIVSIIATGVWYLYLKPGDFTAKIKAKTTLGTIEQSIKNWKEGAPVTEVQLGDEYTQIIQEFTVQDSTHIYEWQLNKVHDSLTEVTVHVIDPTHSINNRINGLFKDTDFKKSATRTVLEFNELLQDHLDRITVTIVGEEELPAKFYAYTELKGLQILKADGMMRDIGHLQGTMATYDIELDGRPFVQITDWNRATDSIKYHFAFPMIERDSLPVVKDIKYGSRPAQRALKAIYNGNYITSDRAWYALLNYAKSNNIKVDLKPTEVFYNNPNMAGDESRWKTEVYLPIVE; encoded by the coding sequence ATGAAAAATATTATTGCATTCATAATAGTAAGTATCATAGCAACAGGCGTATGGTATCTATATCTTAAACCAGGAGACTTTACTGCAAAGATAAAGGCAAAAACTACTCTAGGTACTATAGAGCAATCTATAAAAAACTGGAAAGAAGGCGCTCCAGTTACAGAGGTACAACTGGGTGATGAATACACACAAATCATTCAAGAATTTACAGTACAAGACTCTACTCACATATACGAGTGGCAACTTAACAAAGTGCACGATTCACTTACGGAGGTTACGGTACACGTAATAGATCCCACACACTCTATAAACAATCGTATAAATGGGCTTTTTAAGGACACAGACTTTAAAAAAAGTGCTACTAGAACTGTACTAGAATTTAACGAGTTATTACAAGATCATCTAGATAGAATTACAGTAACCATAGTAGGTGAAGAAGAACTTCCAGCAAAGTTTTATGCCTATACAGAGCTTAAAGGGCTACAAATTCTAAAAGCAGACGGAATGATGCGCGATATAGGACATCTGCAAGGTACAATGGCTACTTATGATATTGAGCTAGATGGACGCCCCTTTGTACAAATCACAGACTGGAACAGGGCAACCGATAGTATAAAATATCACTTTGCATTCCCTATGATAGAAAGGGATTCTTTACCAGTAGTAAAAGACATTAAATATGGATCAAGACCTGCACAAAGAGCACTTAAAGCTATTTATAACGGCAACTATATTACATCAGATCGTGCTTGGTATGCGCTTCTTAACTATGCAAAGAGCAATAATATTAAAGTAGATCTAAAACCTACTGAGGTCTTTTATAACAATCCAAATATGGCTGGTGACGAGAGCAGGTGGAAAACAGAAGTTTACTTACCCATTGTAGAATAA